The Mycolicibacterium monacense genome contains the following window.
ACGAAACCGCCCTGTACGACGATGCCGATGCTGGCGAACAACAGACCGGCCATCGAGGCCGCGAAGATCAGACCGGCCGCGGTGATCACCCCGCCGGTCGAGCCCAGCGTGCGGATGACGCCGTAGCGCACACTGTGCGGCGATTCGTCCCGCAATCGCGAGACGAACAGCATGTTGTAGTCGGCGCCGACCGCCACGAGCACCACGAACGCCAACGGCGGCACGCTCCAGTGCAACTCCTGGCCGAGCAGCACCTGGAATGTCAGGACCCCGATGCCGATCGCCGCGAAATACGACAGCACCACCGAACCGACGAGATAGAGCGGGGCGATGAGCGAACGCAGCAGCACCGCCAACGTCAACAGGACCACGATGAGGGTCACGATGATGATGAAGCGGATGTCGCGCTCGTAGTAGTCGCGGGTGTCGCGCAGCGAGGCGGGGAAGCCGCCCATCGAGATCGAGGCGTCGGCCAGTGTGGTGTTCGGTTGGGCACCCCGGGCGACGTCGTTGATCGTGTTGACCTGATCCATGGCCTCGGGGCTGAACGGGTTGAGGCTGGTCTGCACGAGATACCGCGCCGAATGGCCGTCCGGCGAGATGAAGGTTTCGGCAGCCTTCTGGAATTCGACCGCCCTGAGCACCTCGGCGGGGATGTTGAACCCGGCCATCGACGAGCCCGCCGCGTCCTTGCGCATCGTCAACAGGAACGTCGACGCCTGGTCGAGACCGTCGGCCATCACCTTGATCTGCTCGACGAGTTCATCGACGCCGCCGGCCACCTGCCGGCTTCCGCTGGCCAGTCGGTCGGCGCCCTGCCGGACGTCTCGCAGACCCTTCTGCGCCTCGGCCGGCGAATCCAGGCCGAGGTCGTCGACGGCCTTGACGATGTTCGTCATCGCCGCGTTCAGCGTCTTGACCGTCGAGTTCAGCGACTGCCTGTCGTCGAGACCCTCCAGTTCTCCGGCGAGGGTGTTGATCCGCTCCAGCCGGCCGTCCTCACGCGCGTCCATCAGCTTCTCGAACTGCATGCGGGTGTTGACGCAGGACGGATTCGCGTCGCAGACCGCGTTGCCGTTCAACGCCATCAGGACCGGGCCGATCCAGCCGAACATGTCCCTGACGGCGGCGAAGTTGACGCCCATGGACAGGCCCAGTTCGTTGACGCTCTTGACCAGCTTTGCGGCGGTGTCGACGTCGCGCACCAACCGGTCGCCGCCGTACTCGACACGCACCTGCGTGACCGCGTCCAGCAGCGTCTGCAGGCTCGGGGCGACCTCGTTCACCTGTGCGCGCACGTCGCCGAGGGTGTCGGCCAGTGTCGTCGCCCCGGCCGCCAGTTCGTCGAGGTCACCGGTGCGCCGGTCGATCTGGGCGGAACCGGCGGCCAGCCGGTCACCGACGATGCCCGCCTGGAACGTGGCGCGGAACTCCGGCGGCACCTCTCCCAGCGGTCTGGTGACGCCGCTGACCAGGGATACGTCGGGCAACTGTGCGATCCGCGAGGCCATCTGCTCCAGGTCCGCCAGCGCCTGTGGGGTGCGCAGGTCGCGTGGCGACTGCACGAGGATGTACTGCGGGATGGACTGACTGATCGGGAAATGACGTTCCAGTGCGGCGTACCCGATCGAACTCGGCGCCGAGTCGGCGACGACCTCACGATCGTCGTAGTTGAATCGCGCGAAGCCCGCGGCGCCGCCCAGCAGCAGCAACACCAGCACGCTGGCGATCAGATGCGGCACCGGCCTGCGGACGATGCGGATTCCCGAGCGTCGCCAGAACCGGGAGGTCAGTTCCCGCCGCGGTTTCACCCAACCGCGCGGCCCGGCGAGCACCAGGATCGCCGGCAGCAGCGTCATCCCGGCCAGGTAGGCGACACCGATGCCGATCGCCGCGGACACCCCGATCGTCTTGAACACCCCCATCTGGGCGAAGTTCATGACGAGGAAGGTGAGGCCGACGGTGACCGCGGACGCGGTGATCACCTTGCCGATCGAGATCATCGCCGACCTGACCGCCTCATCGAAGCCGGAACCTGACCGCAGATAGTCGTGATAGCGGCTGATCAGGAAGACCGCGTAGTCCGTTCCGGCGCCGGCCATGATCGCGCTGAGGAACACCATCGACTGGTTCGACACCCCCGAGCCGGTCAGGTGCGAGTAGGCGGCCACCACGCCCTGCGCGATCATCAGCGACGATCCGATCGTCACCAACGGCAGCAGCATCGTCACCACGCTGCGGTAGACGAGCAGCAGCACCCCGAGGACCAGGACGGCGATCGCGATCTCGATGGGCAGCCGGTCCTGCTCACCGGCGACGGTGAGGTCGGCGACGGTGGCCGCGGGGCCGGTCAGGTACACGTCGAGCGTGTCGCCGTCGGGGAGCTTGTGTTCGACGACGTCGGACACCCGGTTGAACGAGTCGAAGGCCCGCGGTGTGCCCAGCTCACCCTGGAGGCTGACCGGCAGGACCCAGGTCGTCTTGTCCTCGCTCGTCAGGAACTGGCGCAGCTGCGGCGTGCTGACGAAGTCCTGCACCGACACGACGTCGGCGGGGTCGTCGCGCAGCGCGTCGACGACCTCGCGGTAGGTCACCTCGTCGGCGGGCTCGAGCCCCGTCTCGTTGATGAACGCGACGACGAGCAGGTTGTCCGATTCGGACTGCTGGAACGCCTCCGCCATCTTCTGCGCGGCCACGCTCGACGGCGCATCGCTGGGCAGGATCGCGAGCGGATGCTTCTGGGCCATCTCGCCGAGGGAGGGAAACGACAGCGGCAGGGCGACGGCCATCGCCACCCAGACCCCGATCACCACCCAGGGCCACCGCACCACCAGATCGGCTAACCGCCGCATATCGCCCTCACCCTCGCCGCTTCACGCTATGCGACGCGTCCCCAGTGCCCGCTGTCGGCGACCAGCGCCGAAACGGTTCTCATCGCCTGCATATAACGGGTCACCGATTTCTCGGCGACCGGATTGTCGGGATGCATGATCGCCATCACCGTGCCCTCGCCGTATCGGAATATGTAAATGGTGAGCTGATAGGAGAACCGGCCGTCCGGATAGATCCCGATGTTGTCCGCGAGGCCCATGTCAGCCGCGGCCAGAACGGCGTTGAGCGGGGCGGCGCCGGCATGGAAGAAGTTCGACACGGGGAAATTCGGTTGCGGCCAGTTCAACCAGGGCGCCAATTCCAGCACCCGGTAGTACGGCACTTTTGCCATATTCAAATTCGAGTCGAATGAAGCCTGCGCCGCCCACGCGGCATCGGCGAATGACCCCGCGCCGATCGGCACGGTGATCGGGATCAACCCGGTGAACCAACCCTGGGTCATGAAATTGTCGGTGGCGTTGCGCGAATCCCTCGGAGTGAGACCGTAATACGTGAGCGCACCCGTCAACTCGTGCTCCACCTGAGCCAGACAGGCGAACAGGCCCCCGACGAAGCGGGCACCGGCGGCCGCACACGCGGCGTCGAAGCGCTCCGTCTGGGCGACGTCCATCAGGACCTCGGTGGTCATGCTACTTCTGGTCGCTTCCTGCGGATTGCCCAGCGGAAGCGGGAATTCCGGGAAGCCGCCACCGTTGCTGTCGGCGAAGTCGATCCACGCCTGCACATCCTTGCTGTCCACGGTCAGATCCGCCGTGCGCTCGCGCTCGCGAACACAGAACTCGTCGAAGCTACCGGCCTCGGGAAGCGTGAGCGCCTCACCGCCGCCGCTCAGCGCGGAATACATTCCGTTGGCTTCCAACATTGTCGTACCGATCAATGTCGCGTCGCCGTGAACGTGGTCCATGGCCGCGAAGAATGTGAAATCGCCGTCGTTCTGGATGATGCCGAAAGTGAAGCAGGCCCACTCCAGCGGACTCGGTATCCCGACGACGTGCGCCTGTATCTCGTCGACGGTCATGCTGCCGTGATGGACGGGGACGAATTCGATGTCCGCCGGATCCTCGAGGGCATGCCTGACGAACTCCCCGTCACCGATGTCTTCGAACCAACTGCGGAAAGTGTCGTGCCGACGCAGATAGTTGTTCACGGCGTGGTCCATCGCCGCGATCTCACACTCGCCCGACACTTCACAGCTCGCGATGATCTGCCGGGAGAAGTTCAATCCCGCGCCCGTCCGTTCGCGGTAATTCCGAAGATGTTGGCGCTGCATGTAACTGATGGGCACCGAGCTGACCGGCGCTCGACGCGCCTTTTCGGCAGCCGCCGGAGTCGGATGCCAGGACGTGACAGTGCCCGGTTTCAGCGCCCATTCGTCGAGACCGCCGATGGTGATCTTCCCTATGCGCAAAGCGTTTTCCTCCCCGCTTCGGCCGGTTCGTGCCGGTATCCGGATCCGGCTCGAGCCGTCGCCGGTCAACATACTCTCGCATCCGACGCCGCGGCCCCGCGCCGACCGCAGAAACGATCAGCAGCACTCGCGCATCTCACGGGAACATGCCCTAGTGTGCGACCCGGGAGTTTATTTTGCGTCGCGACAGTGGATGTCCCACAGGGGTCGTGCACTGACCGCAGACGCAAGGGAGGACACGAACGGCATGGAGTCTGCCGCATATCCGCACGTGCCGGCCAACCGATTTGCCATCGTCGGCTACGCGGCTCGGTTTCCAGGGGCACAGGACGCAGACGAGTTCTGGGACCTTTTGCGGGACGGTCGCGAGGCGATTTCGGAAGTCCCCCAAGACCGCTGGAATGTCGACGAATTCTTCGACCCGGAACCGGGGGCGCCCGGTAAGGTCGTGACCCGCCGTGCGGGGTTCGTCGACGACGTGACCGGGTTCGACGCGCCGTTCTTCGGCATGTCGACGCGCGAGGTCAGGTTGATGGACCCGCAGCACCGGCTGCTGCTCGAGACGGCGTGGCGTGCGGTCGAACATTCGGGCACCGCGCCAACGGATCTGGCCAACAGCAACACCGGAGTCTTCGTCGGTCTGGCCACCCACGACTACCTGGGCATGGCTTCGGACGAGCTCAGCTACCCCGAGATCGAGGCCTACATGGCCATCGGTACGTCGAATGCGGCGGCGGCAGGCCGGATCAGCTATCGGCTGGGCCTGCAGGGGCCCGCGGTCGCCGTCGACACCGCGTGCAGCTCGTCGCTGGTGGCCATCCACCAGGCGTGCCAGGCGCTGCAACTGGGCGAATGCGACCTCGCGCTGGCCGGCGGTGCGAACGTCCTGCTCACCCCCGCCACCATGATCACGTTCTCCAACGCGCACATGCTCGCACCCGACGGCCGGTGCAAGACCTTCGACGCCGCCGCGGACGGTTACGTACGCGGTGAGGGATGCGGCGTCATCGTCATCAAACGCCTCGAGGACGCGCTGCGCGACGGCGACCGGATCCGGGCGGTGATCCGCGGCAGCGCAATCAACCAGGACGGTGCTTCCGGCGGTCTGACCGTGCCGAACGGTGTTGCCCAGCAAAGGGTTATCACCGATGCGCTCAAACGAGCGGGTGTTCGGGCCGGCGATGTCGGATATCTGGAGGCGCACGGCACCGGAACCTCGCTGGGCGACCCGATCGAGGCGCAGGCCGCAGGTGAGGTGCTCGGCGCCGGACGCGAACCGAGCCGGCCGCTGCTGATCGGCTCGGCGAAGACGAACATCGGGCACCTGGAAGCGGCGGCGGGGATCGCCGGCGTCATCAAGGTGATCCTGTCGCTCGAACACGAGACCCTGCCGAAGCACCTCAACTTCACCACCCCGTCGCCGCACATCCCGTGGGACCGGCTCGCGGTGAAGGTCGTGACGGAGTCCACGCCCTGGGAGCGCAACGGCCGGCCGCGCATCGTCGGGGTGAGCTCGTTCGGGTTCGCCGGCACCAACGCCCACGTCATCCTCGAAGAGGCACCCGAGTCGACCGTCACGCCCGCGGCGACCCCCGAACCCGGCGAGCGGTTCAGCCTCCTTCCCCTCTCGGCGCGGACACCGTCCGCCCTGGTGCGGATCGCCGATCGGTACCGCAGCTGGATGACCACCCATCCGGAGGCCACGCTGGCCGACGTCTGCTTCACCGCGAGCACGGCGCGCGCACACCTGGAGCAGCGAGCCGCACTGGTGGTCGATTCGCGGGAGTCGGCGGTCGAACTGCTCGGTGCGCTGGCCGAGGACCGACCGGCACCCGGCCTGGTGCGGGGCGAATCCCATGACACACCGAAGACGGCGTGGCTGTTCACCGGGCAGGGCAGCCAGTACCCGGGCATGGCGCGGGAGCTGTTCGACACCGAACCGGTGTTCGCCGAGACGATGAAGCAGTGTGCGGCCGCGGTCGCCGATGTGCTCGAAAAGCCGTTGCTCGACGTGATA
Protein-coding sequences here:
- a CDS encoding MMPL/RND family transporter encodes the protein MRRLADLVVRWPWVVIGVWVAMAVALPLSFPSLGEMAQKHPLAILPSDAPSSVAAQKMAEAFQQSESDNLLVVAFINETGLEPADEVTYREVVDALRDDPADVVSVQDFVSTPQLRQFLTSEDKTTWVLPVSLQGELGTPRAFDSFNRVSDVVEHKLPDGDTLDVYLTGPAATVADLTVAGEQDRLPIEIAIAVLVLGVLLLVYRSVVTMLLPLVTIGSSLMIAQGVVAAYSHLTGSGVSNQSMVFLSAIMAGAGTDYAVFLISRYHDYLRSGSGFDEAVRSAMISIGKVITASAVTVGLTFLVMNFAQMGVFKTIGVSAAIGIGVAYLAGMTLLPAILVLAGPRGWVKPRRELTSRFWRRSGIRIVRRPVPHLIASVLVLLLLGGAAGFARFNYDDREVVADSAPSSIGYAALERHFPISQSIPQYILVQSPRDLRTPQALADLEQMASRIAQLPDVSLVSGVTRPLGEVPPEFRATFQAGIVGDRLAAGSAQIDRRTGDLDELAAGATTLADTLGDVRAQVNEVAPSLQTLLDAVTQVRVEYGGDRLVRDVDTAAKLVKSVNELGLSMGVNFAAVRDMFGWIGPVLMALNGNAVCDANPSCVNTRMQFEKLMDAREDGRLERINTLAGELEGLDDRQSLNSTVKTLNAAMTNIVKAVDDLGLDSPAEAQKGLRDVRQGADRLASGSRQVAGGVDELVEQIKVMADGLDQASTFLLTMRKDAAGSSMAGFNIPAEVLRAVEFQKAAETFISPDGHSARYLVQTSLNPFSPEAMDQVNTINDVARGAQPNTTLADASISMGGFPASLRDTRDYYERDIRFIIIVTLIVVLLTLAVLLRSLIAPLYLVGSVVLSYFAAIGIGVLTFQVLLGQELHWSVPPLAFVVLVAVGADYNMLFVSRLRDESPHSVRYGVIRTLGSTGGVITAAGLIFAASMAGLLFASIGIVVQGGFVIGVGILLDTFVVRTITVPAIAALVGRANWWPSRVTASPGAERIGAHP
- a CDS encoding condensation domain-containing protein, yielding MRIGKITIGGLDEWALKPGTVTSWHPTPAAAEKARRAPVSSVPISYMQRQHLRNYRERTGAGLNFSRQIIASCEVSGECEIAAMDHAVNNYLRRHDTFRSWFEDIGDGEFVRHALEDPADIEFVPVHHGSMTVDEIQAHVVGIPSPLEWACFTFGIIQNDGDFTFFAAMDHVHGDATLIGTTMLEANGMYSALSGGGEALTLPEAGSFDEFCVRERERTADLTVDSKDVQAWIDFADSNGGGFPEFPLPLGNPQEATRSSMTTEVLMDVAQTERFDAACAAAGARFVGGLFACLAQVEHELTGALTYYGLTPRDSRNATDNFMTQGWFTGLIPITVPIGAGSFADAAWAAQASFDSNLNMAKVPYYRVLELAPWLNWPQPNFPVSNFFHAGAAPLNAVLAAADMGLADNIGIYPDGRFSYQLTIYIFRYGEGTVMAIMHPDNPVAEKSVTRYMQAMRTVSALVADSGHWGRVA